The genomic DNA TGACACAGTTAGTCACAACATAGTATATGGCCACTGCCATCTTGACGGAACTAAAAAGAGTTGCAGAGAGAAGCAAACACTTCTAGTCCTCAAATGTGATGTTTATTTTCTTGGGCAGAGATGAATTGAAAAACCCATCTCCCAAATTCCCTTCTCCTCTATCCCCAAGACACAGCCTAACTCCTTCACCACTTCTCCCACTAATCCTGACTATGTTCAAGCTTGTTTGGAATATCTCCCTTATCCACTTCTCAAGCAAACTATTCACAGCAAGCCCGGATGCATCGACTATCTCGTCTAGGACAGAGTCCTCGACAGTGAACTGGACCTTATTTTCACCCTCGTATACCTCACTGAAAGCCCCCTTGagcttggagaagaagagctCTTTCATCTCTCTGTCTCTGGTCGTGCTATGGTTGAATGTGAATCGATTCTCAATCGACTTGAGGAATGTCTGAAGGCCCTGGGTTTCCTCAGTTAGGTCACTTGAATTGGGGCTTGAGTCCTCCGATTCACACTCCTCTTCATCGGCTTCTACATTGAGATCAATGGCATTGAAGCTCCGCTCCCCCGAGAAATCTATCTTACTATAGATGACGCTACCTGCAATGAGATACATGAACATCAGATAATGCAagacgaattttttttttttgcactctGGACAAACATGAGGCAGTCCAATGATCCAATATTTGGTCATCACTTACCATTGTCAAAGGTGCCGACGAATGGATCTTCCTTGTTGTCAATTCTCTGTTTCTTGATCGTGTTTGAAATCCCCAGCTCGGCTTTTCTCTTGTGACCGATAGCTTCATTTGCCTTCAGTATCATCTGAACAACAGATATTTCTTTCATCACTCCTCCTTTGTAACTACAATCTCCCTTAGTCAGTATAAACATTACTTGTCCCCCAatctcttcccttccatcaCTCGATAGAGCAAATTTGCCTGTCTCGAGCCTCTTCTCCAAGAACTTAACAAACTGGAACCCAGCCAAATCAACATTCTCGATCACGACAACAGCAAGCTTCTCCTTCTCACTGTATCTTGATCTCCTCCTAAGCATTTCATTGAAAAGGTCCCGCATGCTGTAACTTCTTGCCCTCATGTTGAAGTAAATAACAGAATCCGCAGACCCGAGAAGTGATTCCCCAATTGCAAGCCCCAACCTTCTCTTCCCAACTGTGTCATCCCCTTCAAGCATTACCCAAACGTCCCTCCTAATGGACTTGTTAAGGTCATTCAGGGCCTCAACAATGGGGGCAAATTTATCACTCTGCCACGGCACATTTTCTTGCAGCTTCCTAAGCAAATCTCCCCTTCTCAAGATTTCCTCCACCCCTTTATAACAGGAATCGAAATCCCCTAAGCTGAGAGTGATGTTAACTTCTTTCCCTTCGCTTTTCTTGAGGAGATCCAAGTTGGGTCCTGCCAAAACACACTTCTTGATGCCACTGAGATTTGGGGTTCTGGGTGGATCAGCCAATGAGATTGGATTAGGGGCTGCCCAGAATCCATGATGGGATGTAGGATAATTGCAGGGTCTTTGGCTGAGCTTGTCACGGTGGAGAGTTTGGCATTGTTTGGTCCACTTCTTCCTCAGTTCAACCTCATCCTGAAATTTTGAGATATAACAAGCAATCAGATAGAGCATCCACACACAAAGTGCCACCTTTCGCCAGAATTTCGATAGAAAAAACTAAGCAAAACATTCCGAATTTTGATgcattgttaaaaaaaaaaggaatctAGATTGAGAAAGTTACAATTTTTGGAATTTGCTCGTAAACGTACTATTGAAACTTTTTTCGTTATTTACCGTCAAGATAGTTGCTCCAGTTGCTTCTATCCTATGTTGTAATTAATTGTTTGTCCACAACTACTTTCTTGAAGACAATAAAACAATGTTGCCATAACGTAGACATAACTGCATCAACTGCAGCTCTTTCCTACTTGTAGCATGGTAGACAAGAAGTACCGAACGGTTAGTGTGGCCACAGGTTTTCTATGCTTTTTTATGTGGTGCAGGTTTAATCTTTCTTCTGATCGTATCAGATACTATCTGTAATACGAGCAAACATGCTTTGTAAGAGAAATGTACCTTGTGAGGGGGAACATTGGCCATTGACTGTAGCCAAAAGGGCAGCGGCTTGAGGAGATGAACTTCCGTCTCATAATTCGAAGTGCATTCCTCACAGCAATTGAGCCCAAAATGTTCATTGAGCTTACTCAAAGGCTTTGCAATCTCCGCCACCTCAGGGTTCCTCATCAGAGATAGTGGGATTCCTAATTCATGAAAGCTGCAATCAAGATGacacaaaagaagaaaagtggTCAGTTGATTTATTAATGATAATGGAATATTTTCAATGTTTGGGTGTTTTAACATGTTTTTTGTGCATTATTATGCAATTCGTACTTtgcctctttattttttcgatgagATCATGAGGTATGATCAGACTATTAGTCGGTTGCTTCGGACATAATGTTTGAGCTGGTTAATAAAATTCAAGTACTTGTCATGGCAAAACAAGcaaagggaaaaaaacaaagagcAAAGGGAAAAGCACACCAACAGTCAGAATCAGATCACCCACGCCATTGCCATAAGAAGACAAGAACTTCTTTTGACAGAATTCAGGAGACAATGAAATCTCAAAGCAAAGCAGAAGACCAGAAATACCAAAAACAGCAGAATAATTTTCACGCCCGACAAAGAACATAATGTCAAAGAATCATTCATCTAACAGCCAAACATCAAGATCTTTGCCCCCACTGCCGCGTTCATGAATTTAAGAAAATTCCGCGGTTCCGCGGCATAGATGCCTCTACCAAACGTTTCAGCTATATGTACAAACATTTTGGATCAAACACTTAACGCATCAACTGAATGTATCAAACTTTGGATCACTTTGGTAGTTCAAGCACATGTGTTCATTAGCGGATATCGTACCCGTggtaaataatataaatctCATAGTTACACGAACACCGGTTCTTCGAACCATTTACAATTATCATATTTAGTAATGAATCATTTGATTGAAAGCATGTTTCGTATCTgaggaaaaaagaataagTGGCTAATGATTTAGGGAGCAAATTCAGAAACAAAACCTGAAAGTATGGGGGCTGTGGCCATATCCCTCGGATGGAACAGAGGAGGCTGTGGTAGAGTTAGAGCAGTACTCCTCAATGTGTTCCTTCACTGCAATGCTAGAGAACCCGGCTTCTCTCAGGACCCGACTCACGCTCGGGTCGTCCAATATCGAAATTATCAGCTGCCCCAACTCGACTTTGATGCTCACAACCGTCTGGCTCTCCTGCTGGCTCTCAATGCAGCCCCTTCTCTGATAAGCTTGGGCCCTCTTCAACGCAGCGATCAATGCATTCGAGAGCGGCACAGGTTGGGTAATGAGCGGACCGTCCGAGGTTGTCGTCGGGAGTCTATTCAGTGCCACGTTGAAGCAGAGCTCGAGTGCCCTGCTCTGCATGGAATATGCGATGGAAGCCGGAGGGGGCAAGTTTCTGTTCCGGGACTGGAGGCAAGCTTTCGTCAGGAGGCTCGGTTTCGAGGAGAGTAGAGCTGCAGCAACATGCAACGGAGTGAGCTGCGCGTGGCGGCGCCTCCTCGCGAGGCCCAGGGAGTGCCTTAGGACTAAGGCAGCCTCCGCTGTGAGGGTCTGCTGAGCCGCCCAGTTGGGTCCCGCACGCATTACAAAAACCCGACCGCACCCCACCCGCGACACCGACTTCTCGTGGTCTCAAGAACAGAGCACTCTGTTTCGAACCGTTCTCCGTTTCCTCAGCTCCAATCTCTTTTATACGTCTTCCCTGAGATTTGGGGAAGAGCTTTTGGCTATGGAGGTTTTGAGGTGAGGGGAGAGTAGACAATGCGGGGTTCCTTTATAGTTCTTCTCACAGAAATTTTTTTCCACTCCTTTAGTTcataaaggaaaaaagtagATAGGTAGCTTTCCTATTTGTATCATGacaattacatatatatgattaaataaataaaaaaaccatTCATTCgcccaaaataaaataaaataaaactattCACAACCACGAGGATATGATTGATCAGAAAATTATGGTTTCAGTCGGTGTACTTTACCTCCAGTCTCAATGGTTCGAATCCTAATCAAAGCATGTTGTGGTCAAGGTCAAAAtgagataaaaaagaaattagtcTCGGTctttcattaataaaaatttgtcatttcactcaaaaaaaagaagaatctaTCAATTAGTTTCTCAGTCCTTGAAAGATGATACGCTATCTGTTTCTAGTAGAATAACATAAATCTTATCTGGAGTAGCAAATATATGGCTATTAGTTGAAAATATTTGTTCTTGTTGTGTTAATTCTGATGCATCTCGTTTGTATAGCATGTTGTCACATGTGATATGAAATATCGGGAAGAAACTTAAGACCTCTTAAAGACAAGCAAATCAGGAATGCTGAGTAAGTGAGTGGGACAGATTTATTATTGTTGTCGAGGAGGACGACgggttttcatttttctagTAGAGGGTATTTCACGATCCTGGAGGGAGAAATGGCATACTGAATCTTATGAatgaaaatcaaacttaaaacTTATCGTACTGAAATGAATAAAGTGCCGGTGTGGTTAAATTTATCTCAGGAAGATGCCATGTTTATTAAATGAAGTACTTACCATAAGATAAGGAATGTGTAGGattaaatgaatttataaaaagagtaaagttatcttatccaaaaaaaaaaagagtaaaatttttgaaagagAGTGTAACATAGTTATGAACATCATTGTCTCGTAATTGAGAAGTTGTATGTTCGATGCGTGAGATCACTCTTGgctttttattagttatttataatttttattttgttatattagACTTATGAATATCCTTTATAATCGAtaaaaagagtaaagttacgGCAGACATTTTCtatccaaaataaataaatacataaataaattaataaatgtaaCAAAATAGTAATGCTTTCCGTTTCCTTTTACCGTCCTTGGCTTTTCAGCTTTTTCTTGCCACTCATTTACTTTCTCTCTTCACGTTCACATTGTAAGCAAACATATTAGATGACGTGCGTCCAGTAGGACTAGAAAAATAAcagtatataataataaatgatttGACTCTCATGAATGATGATTGTGCGAGTTTTACTCTCGGTAGATTGATATGGCTTGAACCAGCATAAATTCAAGCTTGTTGGGCTTTCGGCTCCCAGATGGTGCAATTGAAAAAAGTTTGGAGCAATTAAGTTTAACATGTATTAATAAAAGAGATAATCtgctataattttttttataggaatTTTGGAGAAATTTCTTCATTTGTTATAAATATCATATAATTAGAAGGTAGATCATATAATACATAACGTTTGGTAAcgaaattaagtttgatttaattttatttagtttaatttgaggagatgaagataaaagtaattgggaaatttaaaaaataatgattgtgttattaaattgaaaaaagaaaataaaaaagtaatgatcatgttgttgaattgagaaaaaaatgttgaaattaaggaaaaaagcaatgaatgttaataaaatttagtattaaaaaattaatttaaataatagataataaaaagtataagagaaattaaaaaaaagataaaaaataataatgattgtattgttgaatttaaggaaaagttaagttaaataaaatcaaattttgttaTAAAAGATAATGTTTTTCAATTTAGTAGTATACATATTTGTCACATATTTTAAGGTGGAGCCGTAAAGCTTCCCATTTTCGCATTGTATATTTTGGTATTGGATTTGGAgttgtttttttctctttaaagGGTTTATTGAGTTGCTCATGTAAATTGTGATGTGTCACTAATATCATTAGTTATATCTATACATTTTGGACTCAAGAGTTTTGATGATCATTTCATTTACTTTCAGGTGCCCCTACTAGGAAGCCATTCGAATTCAAGTGATTGATCTCGGATTTGCTTGAAGTTAATCCAACTAGCCATTGCACCTACATGCTATGAGAGATTATTTTTTGCAGAAATTTACTagatctttaaaaaaattaattaccatATATTTGTAGGATTAAATTTACAAAAGTAATaagttatatattttacataaaaaagtactttatttatataaaaaaactatACTATTcacttaaaataattaatttatatattttataaagggTTAATTACATCACGTATTCTAATCTTTACACTTTTTTCAGTAATATCCCATACTTCATAAATCACGCGGTACACgtttaggttttgggtttcaaATATATCTCATTGTAGGATACATttgaaacccaaaacctaaccgtTGGAGTGTACCGCATTATATATGAAGTATGAAATAATACTGAGAAAAAATGTGCACGTTAGGATACGTGAtgtaattttcccttttatagATAAGACTAGTAAAATcacatgaataaaattattttaattaatattaaagcaattaattaaatctttttagtttcttaaagaatccttaatttttttaatatcgaaattgtagaagatatttggatttttatcttatataaaaaaataaaccaaCCATAGAATTTAAATCTTCAAACtttaatagaaataaaaaCTAAACTTACTCAATTCATTTTATGACCCttgcaataaataaatttttagcattcttttttacttttaagtgtatttaatattaacataGAACTTGTAATggtttttaaatattttagaacctccttacaatttcaattatatgAGTAATTACTTGAGTGGTCGAgtggaaaattttataaaaatatctcaaaatccttttaaaacttaaaaatctaattataattttaagaatataattaagcatttatagaattgaaaatgaaaaataaaataaaataaattaattgaatttcaaaagatatatttattcataaattGTATGGCGGAACCTTGTGAAGCCAAAGATGACAATGGGTGAAACCACTTTCACCTTTTCTTTGATTCTTGacataacaacaacaacaacaacaacaataacaacaacaataataataataataataatatatataaatgtggcATTGCACGAATCGTTGAATGAGACCCCTACATTTG from Punica granatum isolate Tunisia-2019 chromosome 2, ASM765513v2, whole genome shotgun sequence includes the following:
- the LOC116198104 gene encoding protein SMAX1-LIKE 4-like produces the protein MRAGPNWAAQQTLTAEAALVLRHSLGLARRRRHAQLTPLHVAAALLSSKPSLLTKACLQSRNRNLPPPASIAYSMQSRALELCFNVALNRLPTTTSDGPLITQPVPLSNALIAALKRAQAYQRRGCIESQQESQTVVSIKVELGQLIISILDDPSVSRVLREAGFSSIAVKEHIEEYCSNSTTASSVPSEGYGHSPHTFSFHELGIPLSLMRNPEVAEIAKPLSKLNEHFGLNCCEECTSNYETEVHLLKPLPFWLQSMANVPPHKDEVELRKKWTKQCQTLHRDKLSQRPCNYPTSHHGFWAAPNPISLADPPRTPNLSGIKKCVLAGPNLDLLKKSEGKEVNITLSLGDFDSCYKGVEEILRRGDLLRKLQENVPWQSDKFAPIVEALNDLNKSIRRDVWVMLEGDDTVGKRRLGLAIGESLLGSADSVIYFNMRARSYSMRDLFNEMLRRRSRYSEKEKLAVVVIENVDLAGFQFVKFLEKRLETGKFALSSDGREEIGGQVMFILTKGDCSYKGGVMKEISVVQMILKANEAIGHKRKAELGISNTIKKQRIDNKEDPFVGTFDNGSVIYSKIDFSGERSFNAIDLNVEADEEECESEDSSPNSSDLTEETQGLQTFLKSIENRFTFNHSTTRDREMKELFFSKLKGAFSEVYEGENKVQFTVEDSVLDEIVDASGLAVNSLLEKWIREIFQTSLNIVRISGRSGEGVRLCLGDRGEGNLGDGFFNSSLPKKINITFED